In Leisingera sp. NJS204, the following are encoded in one genomic region:
- a CDS encoding DUF6378 domain-containing protein codes for MQAAEFLSLAQSEMQDRATTYDNPTGERSMAATVATFNALTGHQLTEQQGWKFMACLKLVRSEQGAYRADNFVDGAAYFGLAGEAAAKQDAA; via the coding sequence ATGCAAGCCGCTGAATTCCTATCGCTGGCCCAATCCGAGATGCAGGACCGGGCTACGACCTACGACAATCCAACCGGCGAACGGTCGATGGCGGCGACCGTCGCGACGTTCAACGCGCTGACCGGCCACCAGCTGACCGAACAGCAGGGATGGAAGTTCATGGCCTGCCTGAAACTGGTCCGGTCAGAACAGGGCGCCTATCGCGCCGACAACTTCGTGGACGGGGCCGCCTATTTCGGGCTGGCCGGAGAAGCCGCAGCAAAGCAGGACGCAGCATGA
- the nusG gene encoding transcription termination/antitermination protein NusG gives MIEQNTQWFAVRTGATANPNRATTITGGEYETYTGRGGVTKHRLKKGTGRREFVVEVLLKKQGFQVFLPTKSGWRFKSRYSKTKQEVSYPLLVGWIFVAMPTRFDPIRQEQVAYGWDRLMKTGLVLQVVCVDGRPRPVPQARMEKLFKRWGGQQTRAPERERFMRTHREFQVGDQAVVATGSLAGFAVEVTALRGPNAVVLLDIFGREQEHEIPAMQLEAA, from the coding sequence ATGATCGAGCAAAACACCCAGTGGTTCGCTGTGCGGACCGGAGCGACCGCAAACCCGAACCGGGCAACAACCATCACCGGCGGCGAATACGAGACGTACACGGGCCGCGGGGGCGTCACCAAGCATCGACTGAAGAAGGGCACAGGGCGGCGTGAATTCGTCGTCGAGGTGCTATTGAAGAAACAGGGCTTCCAGGTCTTCTTGCCCACCAAAAGCGGATGGCGGTTCAAATCCCGCTATTCGAAGACCAAACAGGAAGTCTCCTACCCCCTGCTGGTCGGCTGGATCTTTGTCGCGATGCCGACCCGGTTTGACCCGATCCGCCAGGAACAGGTCGCCTACGGCTGGGACCGGCTGATGAAAACCGGCCTCGTCCTGCAAGTGGTCTGTGTCGATGGCCGACCCCGCCCCGTCCCGCAAGCACGGATGGAAAAGCTGTTCAAGCGTTGGGGCGGCCAGCAGACCCGCGCACCGGAGCGTGAGCGGTTCATGCGCACCCACCGCGAATTCCAGGTCGGCGACCAAGCCGTGGTCGCCACGGGTTCGCTGGCGGGCTTTGCGGTCGAAGTCACAGCCCTGCGCGGCCCGAATGCCGTTGTCCTGCTGGATATCTTCGGACGGGAGCAGGAACACGAAATCCCCGCAATGCAATTGGAGGCGGCGTGA
- a CDS encoding helix-turn-helix domain-containing protein, with the protein MAKKTGRISEYDKAGGDDKVPAITRQLCLMGATEEELAAAFGVTRRTITNWEQQHEQFKDAILEGRDVSDQKVVRSLFERATGYSHPEDKVFADAKTGAEHVVPTTKHYPPDTTAAIFWLKNRRPDEWRDKQVIDQNTKLSADDSLAAVLAAVDGKTKSV; encoded by the coding sequence ATGGCGAAGAAGACCGGGCGCATTTCGGAATACGACAAAGCAGGTGGCGACGATAAGGTCCCGGCCATCACGCGTCAGCTGTGCTTGATGGGCGCCACCGAAGAAGAACTGGCCGCCGCGTTCGGCGTCACCCGCCGCACAATCACCAACTGGGAACAGCAGCACGAGCAGTTCAAGGATGCGATCCTGGAAGGCCGCGACGTCTCAGACCAGAAGGTGGTCCGCAGCCTGTTCGAGCGTGCCACGGGCTACAGCCACCCGGAAGACAAGGTGTTCGCTGACGCCAAGACCGGCGCGGAACACGTCGTCCCGACCACGAAACATTACCCGCCCGACACTACGGCGGCCATTTTCTGGTTGAAGAACCGCCGCCCCGACGAATGGCGCGACAAGCAGGTGATCGACCAAAACACGAAGCTGTCCGCAGATGATAGTCTGGCGGCGGTTCTTGCAGCCGTTGACGGAAAAACCAAGTCCGTTTGA
- a CDS encoding terminase gives MQPLTEKPSPFDDAVAKFGDRKWRLNNLYWIKDRHGNVVKFKLNPAQEQLLDELHTLNIILKARQLGFSTFILILALDCCLFNSHFAAGLIADTQTNAQNLLDRIKFAYERLPAQLQELRPVVTQNATEIEFGNGSGVEVGVSLRSSTKNFLHISEYGKVCAKNPDRAKEIKTGSLNTVAPGQLVFIESTAEGRSGDFFDKCETSKAARDMGAALGLLEYRFHFFPWFLDDTYRLSKPVKLTPEEEKYFDELLAEHGIDLDEEQEWWYAAKAREQGTDMWREFPTTPDEAFKAAKDGAYWAKEIAALRQRGEIRDLPFETRTPVNTFWDLGVDDSTSIWLHQLIAGKHRFVGFIEASGEGIAYYLDELEKWRVRHGATFGQHYGPHDVEHRMQGEEAESIRDIAARLGFHFTVVERTKVKLGSIQAVRTTLPKCQFSVPTVETGLNHLEQYSRDWDEKHGVWKSQPRHDEHSHGADAFMTFVDGWNPPPKKAPKHKGPRVA, from the coding sequence TTGCAGCCGTTGACGGAAAAACCAAGTCCGTTTGACGACGCCGTCGCCAAGTTCGGGGACCGTAAGTGGAGGCTGAACAACCTCTACTGGATCAAGGACAGGCACGGTAACGTCGTCAAATTCAAGCTCAACCCGGCACAGGAACAGCTGCTGGACGAGCTTCATACGTTGAATATCATCCTGAAAGCCCGGCAGCTGGGCTTTTCGACCTTCATTCTGATCCTCGCGCTGGACTGCTGCCTGTTCAACAGCCACTTTGCCGCGGGCCTGATCGCCGACACACAGACTAACGCCCAGAACCTCCTGGACCGGATCAAGTTCGCCTATGAGCGACTGCCGGCACAGTTGCAGGAACTGCGCCCGGTCGTGACGCAGAACGCGACAGAAATTGAATTCGGCAACGGCTCCGGCGTCGAAGTCGGGGTTTCGCTCCGGTCCAGCACAAAGAACTTCCTGCACATTTCCGAATACGGGAAGGTCTGCGCGAAGAACCCGGATCGGGCGAAGGAAATCAAGACCGGGTCGTTAAACACGGTCGCCCCCGGCCAGCTGGTGTTCATCGAAAGCACCGCCGAAGGTCGCAGCGGTGATTTTTTCGACAAGTGCGAGACGTCCAAGGCTGCCCGGGACATGGGCGCGGCTCTGGGCCTGCTGGAATACCGGTTTCACTTCTTCCCGTGGTTCCTGGACGACACCTACCGGCTGTCCAAGCCCGTGAAGCTGACGCCGGAGGAAGAAAAATACTTCGACGAGTTGCTGGCCGAACACGGCATCGACTTGGACGAGGAACAGGAGTGGTGGTACGCCGCCAAGGCCCGCGAACAGGGCACGGACATGTGGCGGGAGTTCCCGACCACCCCGGACGAGGCCTTCAAGGCGGCAAAGGACGGCGCCTACTGGGCCAAGGAAATCGCAGCGCTACGGCAGCGGGGCGAGATCCGGGACCTGCCCTTCGAAACGCGGACACCGGTCAACACGTTCTGGGACCTGGGCGTCGACGACAGCACGTCGATCTGGCTGCACCAGCTGATCGCGGGCAAACACCGCTTCGTCGGCTTCATTGAGGCCAGCGGCGAAGGCATCGCCTACTATCTGGACGAGTTGGAGAAATGGCGCGTCCGGCACGGCGCCACCTTCGGCCAGCACTACGGCCCGCACGATGTTGAACACCGGATGCAGGGTGAAGAAGCCGAAAGTATCCGGGATATCGCCGCCCGCCTGGGCTTCCACTTCACTGTGGTGGAGCGAACCAAGGTCAAGCTGGGCAGTATCCAGGCCGTCCGCACGACGCTGCCGAAATGCCAGTTTTCAGTGCCCACTGTCGAAACCGGGTTGAATCACTTGGAACAGTACAGCCGCGACTGGGACGAAAAACACGGGGTGTGGAAATCACAGCCCCGCCACGACGAACACAGCCACGGCGCAGACGCCTTCATGACCTTTGTCGACGGGTGGAACCCGCCGCCGAAGAAAGCACCGAAACACAAGGGGCCTAGGGTAGCTTGA
- a CDS encoding portal protein → MTNDDRHIGHVAQLVQQCESYLDEQAPDRERALEYHDGKVDDLPVDTDDDGNPVRSSVVSKDVRSALKKLMPSIMRSILSNDKLVEYAPVAQEDEAGAEQATDYVNNVVVPECGAEQAIYDSVFDALLLKTGIVKWAAYRKLSAEIHEFTDQGDNDVLGLFDDPDIEIFDHEKTEETDKDVLALDPNARRHSFKLRRTVKKKEVRLEAIPRGSFLIFPGADSIDASPIVGERQEVTRSELVERGYDREKVDNLTAQGGVSSEDDDKHARMGDDWTQIEGGTTKALETVKIYEVYVRLDLDGDGIAEMHKIVFGEGGDGDKDEKNRVVLEKEAVTEAPYADVVAERDAHQFEGHSVFEDVEDIQRIKTSLLRGTLDNIYWQNNPQPEVDLSVVADPEAVFAPRFGKPILKKGGTAGVPAVTWRQIPFYADSSFQMLPYMDEIAKDRTGITEQSGGLDPAQIANVNTGVAQLAAEAGIAQAEMIIRTLSRGGLKKAFRGLLKLVIAHHDQPRTVRIRKEWVEYDPRHWNVDMDCKVNVGLGAGSRERDMAVLQVILGLQEKLLGQLGPDNPYVKPDQLYNTLAKMTETAGFPSAEPYFTKPDPEEIQQELEAQQNQPDPEKMKVQAQMQIEQAKADARQQVEQAQMQADLMVKDAERRKDLEVAELKAQVDLLKHNQQMALEYAKHGLAPPQMAQIGLPGAISG, encoded by the coding sequence TTGACCAACGACGACCGCCATATCGGCCACGTGGCCCAACTCGTCCAACAGTGTGAAAGCTATCTGGACGAGCAAGCCCCGGATCGTGAACGCGCGCTGGAATACCACGACGGCAAGGTCGACGACCTGCCCGTGGATACGGACGACGACGGCAACCCGGTCCGTTCTTCGGTTGTGTCAAAAGACGTCCGGTCGGCGCTCAAAAAGCTGATGCCGTCGATCATGCGGTCAATCCTTTCGAACGACAAGCTGGTCGAATACGCACCCGTCGCCCAGGAGGACGAGGCGGGCGCGGAACAAGCCACCGACTATGTGAACAACGTGGTTGTGCCGGAATGCGGGGCAGAACAGGCGATCTACGACAGCGTGTTCGACGCCCTGCTGCTGAAAACAGGCATTGTGAAATGGGCCGCCTACCGCAAATTGAGCGCAGAGATCCACGAGTTCACGGATCAGGGCGACAACGATGTGCTGGGGCTGTTTGATGACCCCGATATCGAAATCTTCGACCACGAGAAGACCGAAGAAACCGACAAGGACGTCTTGGCGCTGGACCCGAACGCGCGCCGCCATTCGTTCAAGCTGCGCCGGACGGTGAAGAAGAAAGAAGTTCGTCTGGAAGCGATCCCGCGCGGTTCTTTCCTGATCTTCCCCGGCGCCGACAGCATTGACGCGTCGCCAATCGTCGGAGAGCGACAGGAAGTCACCCGGTCCGAACTGGTGGAACGCGGCTACGACCGGGAGAAGGTCGACAACCTGACCGCGCAGGGCGGTGTTTCGTCCGAAGACGACGACAAACACGCCCGGATGGGTGACGACTGGACCCAGATCGAAGGCGGCACCACCAAGGCGCTTGAAACCGTCAAGATTTACGAAGTCTATGTCCGGCTGGATTTGGACGGCGACGGCATCGCCGAAATGCACAAGATCGTCTTTGGCGAAGGCGGCGATGGCGACAAAGACGAAAAGAACCGCGTTGTCCTGGAAAAGGAGGCCGTCACCGAAGCGCCCTATGCCGACGTCGTGGCAGAGCGGGACGCGCACCAGTTTGAAGGCCATTCGGTGTTCGAGGACGTCGAAGATATCCAGCGGATCAAAACGTCACTGCTGCGGGGCACGCTGGACAACATCTACTGGCAGAATAACCCCCAGCCCGAAGTCGATCTGTCGGTCGTGGCCGACCCCGAAGCGGTATTTGCTCCGCGGTTCGGCAAGCCGATCCTGAAAAAGGGCGGAACCGCCGGGGTGCCGGCAGTCACATGGAGGCAGATCCCGTTCTATGCGGACAGTTCCTTCCAGATGCTGCCGTATATGGACGAGATCGCCAAGGACCGGACCGGGATCACGGAACAGTCTGGCGGCCTGGACCCGGCGCAGATCGCCAATGTGAACACGGGCGTCGCCCAGCTGGCAGCCGAAGCCGGGATCGCACAGGCGGAAATGATCATCCGCACGCTGTCCCGGGGCGGCTTGAAAAAGGCGTTCCGGGGTCTGTTGAAACTGGTCATTGCGCACCATGACCAGCCGCGCACCGTCCGCATCCGCAAGGAATGGGTCGAATACGACCCGCGCCACTGGAACGTGGATATGGACTGCAAAGTCAACGTCGGCCTGGGCGCAGGGTCGCGTGAACGCGACATGGCCGTGCTACAGGTCATTCTGGGCCTGCAAGAAAAGCTCTTGGGGCAGCTGGGGCCGGACAACCCGTATGTGAAGCCGGATCAGCTGTACAACACCTTGGCGAAAATGACTGAAACCGCGGGCTTTCCGTCGGCGGAACCATATTTCACCAAGCCTGACCCAGAAGAAATTCAGCAAGAGCTGGAAGCCCAGCAGAACCAGCCGGACCCGGAAAAAATGAAGGTTCAGGCGCAAATGCAGATCGAGCAGGCCAAGGCCGACGCCCGGCAGCAGGTCGAGCAAGCCCAGATGCAAGCCGACCTGATGGTGAAGGACGCCGAACGGCGCAAGGATCTGGAAGTCGCAGAACTGAAAGCCCAGGTCGATCTGCTGAAACACAACCAGCAGATGGCTTTGGAGTACGCGAAACACGGGCTTGCGCCTCCGCAGATGGCGCAGATCGGCCTGCCGGGAGCGATCAGTGGGTAA
- a CDS encoding SU10 major capsid protein, with protein sequence MAVKANTFRSTDAVGNREELSNIVDITERRETPVYSMIGNGKKAKTTNPEWEIDTLDAPGDNAQEEGSEYDFDALDPVDRMGNHTQIFRKTGRTSQTQEAVDNAGQAETLNRKKILKGIALRKDVEFSLVAAHPSVGGATRKSGSLSTWAETNVSRGAGGANGGYNSSTRLTEAPTNGTQRAFTKQTTDEVLRLGFDSGANLKHAFMTSYNKEVFAGFMTNADVAQLRMPVTKGGKATLYGDVEVYRGPNGLIYVHPNAVMSTNADTARNVLMLDPTKLAWRWLRKVKEDKDLAKTGSAKQFALEGEGTLEVSNEKAVGVVADTFGLSATT encoded by the coding sequence ATGGCTGTTAAAGCAAACACTTTCCGCTCGACCGACGCGGTGGGCAACCGCGAAGAACTGTCGAACATCGTTGATATCACGGAACGCCGGGAAACCCCTGTCTATTCCATGATCGGTAACGGCAAGAAGGCGAAGACGACCAACCCTGAATGGGAAATCGACACCCTGGACGCCCCCGGCGACAACGCCCAGGAAGAAGGTTCGGAATACGACTTCGACGCACTGGACCCGGTGGACCGGATGGGTAACCACACCCAGATTTTCCGCAAAACTGGCCGGACGTCCCAAACCCAAGAGGCCGTGGATAACGCCGGGCAGGCTGAAACGCTGAACCGCAAGAAAATCCTGAAAGGGATCGCTCTACGGAAGGACGTGGAATTCTCTCTGGTGGCCGCCCACCCGTCTGTGGGCGGCGCGACCCGCAAATCGGGTTCGCTGTCCACCTGGGCGGAAACCAACGTGTCCCGCGGTGCTGGCGGGGCCAATGGCGGCTACAACTCGTCCACGCGCCTCACCGAAGCCCCCACCAACGGCACCCAGCGGGCCTTCACCAAGCAGACCACCGACGAGGTGCTGCGGCTTGGTTTCGACAGCGGCGCGAACCTGAAACACGCGTTCATGACCTCCTACAACAAAGAGGTGTTCGCGGGCTTCATGACCAACGCCGACGTTGCCCAGCTGCGCATGCCGGTGACCAAGGGCGGCAAGGCCACCCTCTACGGCGACGTCGAGGTGTACCGCGGCCCGAACGGCCTGATCTATGTCCACCCCAATGCCGTCATGAGCACCAACGCCGACACGGCGCGCAACGTGCTGATGCTGGACCCGACCAAGCTGGCGTGGCGCTGGCTGCGGAAGGTCAAGGAAGACAAGGATCTGGCGAAGACCGGTTCGGCCAAGCAGTTCGCGCTTGAGGGTGAAGGCACCCTGGAAGTCTCGAACGAAAAGGCTGTTGGCGTCGTCGCGGATACCTTTGGTCTTAGCGCCACCACCTAA